GTCCACGGTCTAGAACTCCTCGTCTAGGGGCAGCACGGTCACTGTCTCACCGGCGTCGACCGACGTCACGGACTCCGGCACCACGATCAGCGCGTCGGAGTCGGCGAGGTCGCCGATCAGGTGCGAGCCCTGCGGGCCGACCGGCGTGACCGCGAGCCGGCCGCCGATCACCGACAGCGTCCCCCGCGCGAACTGCCGGCGGCCCTCGGGTGAGCGCAGGGCGTGGGTGAGCTGGGCGTCCGCGGTCGGCCGGGTGTACGGCGTCCGCCCCATCAGCCGGCGGATGGCCGGGAGGACGAACTGCTCGAAGGAGATGTACGACGACACCGGGTTGCCCGGCAGGGTGATGATCGGCGTCTGGTCCTCGCCCACCAGCCCGAACCCCTGGGGCTTGCCCGGCTGCATCGCGACCCCGCCGAACCACACCGTTCCGAGGGGCGCCAGCGCGGCCTTCACCACGTCGTAGTCGCCCATCGAGACGCCACCACTGGTGACGACCAGGTCGGCCCGGACCAGCTGGTCGCCGAGCGCGTCGGTGAACGCGCGCGGCTCGTCGGGGACGATTCCGACCCGGTAGGCGATGCCTCCGGCCTGCCGCACGGCCGCCGCGAGCAGGAAGGAGTTGCCGTCGTAGATGGAGTCGTGGCCCAGCGCGGTGCCGGGCTCGCGGAGCTCGGAGCCGGTGGACAGGACCACCACGCGCGGCCGTGGGCGCGACCGCACCGACGGGCGGCCGACGGCTGCCAGCAGCCCGAGCTGACGGGGGCCGAGCACGGTCCCCTGGGCCACGATCAGGTCGCCGACAGCGACGTCCTCCCCGGCCGGGCGCACGTGCTGGCCGAGTTCGGGAGCCTGCGAGATCACGACCTGGGCGACGCCGCGGTCGGTCCACTCGTAGGGCACGATCGAGTCCGCACCGGCCGGCACCGGGGCACCGGTCATGATCTTGACGGCCGTGCCCGGTGACATCGCCAGCAGCCCCGCCTGTCCGGCCCCGATCTCACCCACCACGGGCAGGTGCACGGGTGACTCGGCGGTCGCGCCGGCCACGTCGGCGTGGCAGACGGCGTACCCGTCCATCGCGGAGTTGTCGAAACCGGGCAGCGCGACCTCGGCGTGCACGTCCTCGGCCGCGGACAACCCGAAGGCCTCCATCAACGGCTGGTCGAAGGCCGGCAGCGGCGTGATCGCGGCCAGGATGCGCTCGCGATGCTCCTCGACGGTGACGAGCGGGGGAACGAGCGGGTCAGTCATGCTCCAAGACGCTACCCGGCGGGATCCGGTCGGCCGCGGCGGTCTCGAGCGAGACGTCTCCGACGACCTTGACCTTGGTGCCGAACGTCCAGTCGCCCGAGACCTTCAGCGAGGTCGCCTCCCGCAGCGAGGGTGCGCCCTCGGGGAAGCGGCGCTCGAAGTCGGGCACCAGCTTGTAGTAGTCGGGGTCGAGATCGACGAACGGGACCTCGTCGACAGCGGGCGTCATCACGAAGTCGGACCCCACGTCGTACACGTCGGAGCGGAGCACGAGCAGGTCGTTGGTGGTCTTGACGGGGACGAAGCGGTCGCGACTGACCTCGATCGTGCGGGCGCCCTCGAAGACCTCGATCGCCGAGCCCATCGCGGTCTCGATCTGGATCACCTCCGGGGTGCTCGGGTCTGCGGGGTCGACGTGCTTGACGTTGCGGATCATCGGCAGGCCGAGCACGCCCCTGCGGGAGTCGAGAGTCTCGGCCATCGCGCGCAGGTCGAACCACAGGTTGTTGGTCGAGCAGTAGCGGTGCCGCTCGAGGTCGGCCAGCGCGGCGGCGTCCTCGGGACTGGTCTGCGCCGACTCGCGCAGCACGATCCGGCCGTCGACCTTGCGCCGCGCGAAGTGGCCGCCCTTGCGGTCCGAGGGGGTACGGCGTACGGCCTCGATCGCGAACGGCGCACCCGTGCCGGCGAACCAGCCGGCGACGCGGGGGTCCACCACCGCACCCAGGTTGTCGGAGTTGGAGACGAAGACCCGCTCGTAGCCCTGGTCGATCAGGTCCTGGAGCAGCCCGGTGCCGCGCAGCGCGGTGTAGAGGTCACCGTGGCCGGGCGGGCACCACTCGAGGTCGGGGTTGCGGGAGAAGCTGACCGGGGTGAGGTCGTCGACCAGGAGCTTGGGCTCGCGGTTCTGCAGGAACTCCAGCGGGAGGCCATCGACCGGCAGGTCGGCGTAGCGGGCCAGGGCGGCCATGGTGTCCGACGAGGTGTGGAAGCTGTTCATGAAGATCAGCGGGAGCGGGGCGTCGTGCTCGCGGCGCAGGTGGAGCACCTGGCGGGCGATGATGTCGAGGAACGACCAGCCCTTGCGCACGCACAGCAGGCTCTTGGCGCGCTCCATACCCATCGACGTGCCGAGGCCGCCGTTCAGCTTGATCACCGCCGTCGTCCGGAGCGCGGCCGACCCGGCCTCGGGGTCGATGTCGACGTCGTCGATCGACTCCATCTCGAACGGTTCGATCGAGGACTCGGGGATCATCCCGGTCTCGCCGCGCTCCAGCAGCCGGTAGTAGTGCGCGAAGGTGTCCACGGCGACAGGGTCCAGGCCCGCGTCGGTCATCTTGGCGCGGGCACGGTCGAGTCCGGCACTGCTCATGCGATCGATCGTAGGCTTGCCTCGTGCCCTCCCTACAATCGCGATCCGACGACGGGGCCCTGCCGTCCGCAGCTGTGGCGAAGATCGCCCTCAGGGATCGCATCAGCACCACCCGTCGCCGTCGTTCCCTGCTCGAGATCGGCGACGCGGCGCGCGGTCTGGCCGAGGTGGTGCTGGCGCAGCCGGAGGTACGACGTGCCGCGACGGTGACGGCGTACGTCTCGATCGGGGCGGAGCCGGGCACCGGCCCACTGCTCGACGCGCTGACCGCCGCCGGCAAGCGGGTGATCCTGCCGGTGGTGCAGCCCGACCTCGACCTGGACTGGGGCACCTGGCGCGGCTCGACCGCGCTGGTCCCCGCCCGCCGCGGGTTGCTCGAGCCCGCCGACCGCCTCGGTCTGGACGCCATCGCCACCGCGGACGTGGTCCTCGTGCCGGGGACGGCCGTCTCCCCCACGGGTGCCCGGCTCGGTCAGGGCGGCGGCTGCTACGACCGCGCCTTGGCGCGGGTCCCGGTCGGCACCCCCGTCGTGGTGCTGCTCTACGACGACGAAGTGGGGCTCGACGTACCCGTCGACCCGCACGACCGCCCGGTCACCACCGCGGCCACCCCCACCCGCTGGCTCCCCCTCCGCTGACCCCTCGGTGGTCGAGCGAAGTCGAGACCACCACCACCTCGGTGGCCGAGCGTCCTCGGTGGTCGAGCGAAGTCGAGACCACGAGCCCCTCGGTGGTCGAGCCCAGCCTCGGTGGTCGAGCGAAGTCGAGACCACGAGCCCCTCGGTGGTCGAGCGTCCTCGGTGGTCGAGCGAAGTCGAGACCACGAGCCCCTCGGTGGTCGAGCCCAGCCTCGGTGGTCGAGCGAAGTCGAGACCACGAGCCTCTCGGCGGTCGAGCCCAGCCTCGGTGGTCGAGCCCAGCCTCGGTGGTCGAGCCCAGCCTCGGTGGTCGAGAGCAGCCTGGGTGGCCGAGCCCAGCCTCGGTGGTCGAGCGAAGTCGAGACCACGATCCACAGCCGGAGGATCGAGCCGCCCGTCGAATGCCCCAGTTCTTGCACGATGTCCGGATGGCGTGGACCTACATCCTCGAGTGTGCTGACGGCTCCCTGTACGTCGGCAGCACCCGCACCATCGACGCGCGGGTTGCCCAGCACCAGGCCGGTGCCGGGTCGGCGTACACCCGATGCCGGCTGCCCGTGCGGCTGGTCTGGGCAACGGAGTTCGAGCACGTAGGCGAGGCGTTCGCCTTCGAGAAGCAGGTGCAGAACTGGAGTCGCGCCACGCGACTGGCCTTGATCGAGGGCCGACTCGAGGACCTGGTGGAGCTGGCTCGCGGCACCGACCGTGATGCCTGGGACGCCGTACACCGCGGGCCCGGTGCCTGAGTCGTTCGTGGTCTCGATCGCTCGACCACCGAAGCCCACCGTGGTCTCGACTTCGCTCGACCACCGAAATCAGCGAAGGGTGAGGGTGTGCTGGGTCGTGGCCCGGACCGCGGCCGGCGAGAAGGCCCAGGGCAGGGTCTGTCCGTGCACCCAGAGCCCGGTCTGGTCGGTGTAGTGGGCGTCGTAGGCGTGGCCGGACTCGCCGGTCAGGTTGACCCAGCGCGAGGCGTCGAAGTCCGCCAGTGAGACCACCATCCGCATCGACGGGGCGGAGGTGACGTGGAAGCGGTTGCGGAAGTCCCCGGACGCGGCGTCCCAGGCGGCGGCGTCGACCATCGCGTCGCCGCCGCCGACCTCGAAGCCGTTGCGGTTGAGCAGCCGCTCGGCCACCGCGTTGCCGGACTCGCCGAGGGTCTGGTTGTGCAGGTCCAGCTCGTGGATCGCCCCCCACGACCAGCCCGACGTCGACCGCGAGAGCAGCTCGGTCAGGTCGTTGCGGGCCTGCACCATCGCCGTGTGCAGGATGTCGTCGCGGGTCTCCCGCTGCGGCGTCGTCACGTCGTCCCACCAGCGGTCGCGCGGGTGCAGCAGCAGCCGGGTGACCACGGCCATCCAGCGGTCGCCTCCGTCGGGCCACTGGGCGCGCGGCAGCTCGTCGTGGAAGGTGTCGGCCAGCAGGTCGCTCCAGACCACGTTGTAGTACGCCGCCGCGGCACTGTCGGCGGGCTGCGTGAAGTCCCACCCACGCAGCAGGACCTGGCCAGCCGCGTAGTAGCCGCGGGGCAGGCCGACCCTCAGCAGGTAGGGCACGAGCACCGGCGCCATCGGGTTGCTGGTGTCGAGCTGCATCGCCGTCAGGTCCGCGACCGACACGGTGCCGTGGTCGGCGAAGGCCGAGGTGAGCATTGCCCGGATCCGGGTCGAGCGGTACCCCTGGTCCCAGTCGCGGGTCAGGTAGTAGGGGTAACCCTGCCCCACCGCGGCCTGGTTCGCGGTCACCACGAAGCCGTCCTTCGGGTCCAGCACGTCGGGCAGGGCCGAGAACGGCACGTAGGAGCCGGTCCAGTCGTTCTCCGGCCGCCAACCGGCCGACGGCCACAGCCCGTCGTTGCCCGACTGCCGGATCGGGATCCGCCCCGGCGCCTGGTAGCCGATGTGGCCGGCCCGGTCGGCGTACACGAGGTTCTGCGCCGGTACGGCGAAGCGCGAGGCCGCACGCCGGAAGCTGCGCCAGTCGTGGGCGGTGTCGAAGCCGAGGATCGCGTCGGCGGTACGCGAGGGACGGTCCCCGGTCCACTCCAGCGACACGGCGTACGACGTTCCGTCCGGACGACCTCCGCCGACCGGTGCCTGGGTGCCGACCTCGCGGAGCTGGTCGGACACGTCGGACAGGATCGGGCCGTGCGCGGTCGAGCGGACGTCGATGGTGACGTCGGGCCGGCCGTGCACGTGGATCCGCTCGCGCCGCTGCTTCAGGGGCAGCCACCGGCCGCCGTGCCGCCACCGGTCGCCGCGCACCTTCTCCAGGAACAGGTCCGAGACATCGGGGTCGAGGTTGGTGAACCCCCAGGCGATGTCGGCGTTGTGGCCGATCACGACCCCCGGGACGCCGGAGAACGTGAACCCCGAGACGTCGAGCGGGCACTGCCGGTCGACCACGCGACAGTGCAGCCCGATCTGCATCCAGATTCCGGGCAGGCTGACGCCGAGGTGCGGGTCGTTGGCGAGCAGCGGCGCACCGGTCGCGGAGTGCGCACCGTCGACCACCCAGCTGTTGCTGCCGATGCCGCTCCCCTTCCCCATCAGCTGCGGAATGTCGGCCAACCCCCGGCCCAGGCGCCGGAGCTCGCCGCGCGCGCGGGCGTCGTACGCCGGCCGCTCGGGGTTGCGGGTGCCGGGCTGGGTCGCGTCCTGCTGGTAGACGCCGTCGACGACCGCGCCCTGGTCGACGATCGGCGGGTGCAGGTCGTAGTCGTAGGCGGGGTAGAGCTGGTCGACCTGCGCCCGGGTGTGGCCGGCCAGGTCCAGCACCCGGTCGATCTCGTCGCCCATGTTGCCGCGCAGGTCCCACGCCATCGCCTCGAGCCAGCTCAGGGAGTCGACCGGAGTCCACGGCTCCGGCTCGTAGCTCACGCCACTGGCGGCGAGCAGGGTGTACTCGACCGAGATGTGGCTCGGCGAGTGGGTGGACAGGTAGGCGTTGACCCCGTCGGCGTAGGACTGGAGGGCCTCGCGGGTGCGCGGCTGGAGCAGCGCCATCTCGCGGGCCGCGGTCCGTCGCCAGCCCAGGGTGCGCACGAACTCGTCGGTCTTCAGCGTGGTCGAGCCGAACAGCTCGCTGAGCCGGCCACTGGTGATGTGGCGCCGCACGTCCATCTCGAAGAAGCGGTCCTGGGCGGCGACGTACCCCTGCGCCTGCATCAGGTCGCCCATCGTGTCGCCGTACAGCTGCGGGATGCCGTTGCCGTCGCGCACCACCGTCACGGGCGCGCTCAGCCCGGGCAGGTCGACCGTCCCGTCGACCTGCGGAAAGGGCCGGCGGACCAGCACCACCACGGTCACCAGGCCGGCCACGAGGAGGAGCGCGACCAGCACGCAGAGGTACGACGTGAGCCGGACCGGCCGGGGCAGGGAGCGGAAGGTGTCGCGCCAGGACCCCGCTCCGGGAGCCTCGGGCGGGTCCCCGTCAGGCCTGTCGGTGCTCGAGCTCATCGTCTGGTCATTGTGCCGTATCATTGGCAGTCGCCGACGGTGAGTGCCAGCCATCACCCCGACGTGAGTGGCGCCCCGCGCCCACCGACGCAGCCCCACCGGCTCCGACCCGAGGATCCCTTCGTTGCCCACCTACCAGTACCGCTGCACCGAGTGCGACCACTCGTTCGAGCAGTTCCAGAGCTTCACCGACGACGCGCTCACCGTCTGCCCCGCGTGCGGCGGTCGGCTGCGCAAGGTCTACAACGCGGTCGGCGTGGTCTTCAAGGGGTCCGGCTTCTACCGCAACGACAGCCGCGACACGAAGACGTCGACCGACGCCCCGGCGGCCAAGTCGAGCGACTCGACGAGCACCTCCGCGGCCGCCTCGACCAGCAAGCCGGACTCCTCGTCGTCGACGTCGACCGGCTCCGGGACCACCTCGACGCCGGCCGCCAGCGGCAGCGGATCGGGCTCCGCCGGCAGCTGACGACCGGGTCGCCGACAGCACCGACGCCGGCGCCTGTGGAGAGCGCCCGCGCGGGCGGTCCGAGCCACCTACGGTCGGACCATGGCCGCCATCCCGTCGCCGGACGCTCCCCCGCCGCGGGGACGTCGTGAACGCACCCGCCGGGCCGTGCGCCGACTGGTGCTCGCTCGACGGCGACCACTGGCCGCGCTCTGCGCCGCGGGCGCCGTGCTCGCCGGGCTGCACGCCGTACGCCCACCGCCGGGGCCGACGGTCACCGTCGAGGTGGCCGCGCACGACCTGGCGTCGGGAGCGGTGCTGACCGACGCGGACCTCGTGCCACGCAGGTACCCCGCCGACCTCGCTCCGGTCGGCTCCGCCCCCGACGCGGCCGGGCGCACGCTGGCCGGCCCGGTCCGCGCCGGCGAGCCGGTCACCGACAGCCGGCTGGTGGCGGCGTCGCTGCTCGACGGCTACCCCGGTCGGGTGGCCCTGCCGGTCCGGATCGCCGACGCTGCGGCCGTCGGGCTGCTGCGCTCGGGCGACCGGGTCGACCTGGTCGCCGCGGACCCACGCCGGGGTACGGCGTCGTACGTCGCGGTCGGCGTGCCGGTCCTGGCGATCCCGCGACCCGACCCCGGCCAGGCCACCGGGAGCCCGGGCCTGACCGGCCGGCTCGTGGTCGTCGGGGCCGCGCCCTCCGAGGTCGACCGGATCGCGGCCGCGGCGGCGACCGACCTCCTCAGCGTCGTCATTTCCCGCTAGCGTGGTCCGGTCCGAGCAGCCAGGGCCGTCTTCGGGACGGTGACGAGGGAGCAGTCATGACCGGGTTCAAGAACTTCATCCTCCGCGGCAACCTGATCGAGATCGCCGTCGCGTTCATCATCGCCACATCCTTCGCGGCCGTCGTCACTGCCTTCACGGCCTGGCTGACCAGCGTGATCCCGGGCATCAAGACGGCGTTCGACGACACCACCCTCGGCGGCCACTTCGGCAACACCGTGATCGCCTTCGTGGTGATCGCCGCGATCGTCTACTACGCGATCGTCGTGCCCTACACCAAGGCGAAGGAGCGCTTCTTCCCGAGCCCCGAGCCCGGCACCCCGGAGGACGTCAAGCTGCTCCAGGAGATCCGCGACCTGCTCGCCCAGCAGAACGGTGGCGGCACCGCCACGATCACGCCGCCGACTCCCTGAGCCGGGTCCCGGCCCGACGGCACCGCCCGTCGCTCACCCGTGGTGCGGGGGCACCTGCTCGCGCAGCCAGCGGTCCGAGGCCTCGTCGCCCGGGTCGCGGTCGTCACGCTCGTCGTTGGTGGTCTCGGGCAGCACGTCGCCGAACACCTCGTCGAGACGGCGCTTGCGCGCCACCGCGTCGGGGTCGGGCTGGACCATCAGGCGCAGAGGCCGTTGGCCAGGTTGGCCGCGGCCTGGCTGGACCCCGGCTTGTGGTTGTGGGTCACACCCGGGATGTGCTTGGCGTTGATCGAGCCGCTCAGGATCGACTTCGGCAGGAGCCGGTCGTGGGCGATGTCGTTCCACATGGCGGCGGCCGGCTGGGTCTGCCACACCACGCGGTTGGCGTTGGTGGGGTCGGCCATCCACGGCGTGGTGACGAACTGGATCTTGTTCAGGCCGATGTGCCGGAACTGGTAGGCCAGACCGACCAGCTTGGCGATGCTCTTCAGACCGGTGTCGACCGTCAGCGACTTGGTCGTCGCGTCCAGGAACCTGGTCAGGTGCAGCGGGTTGGCCAGCGTGTTGGCGCTGATCGCGGTGTGCGCCATCGAGGCGATGAAGGCCTGCTGGCGCTTGATCCGACCGATGTCCGAGCCGTTCCCGAGCGCCTCGCGCTCACGCACGTAGTCGAGCGCCTGCATCCCGGAGAGCTTGTGGGTGCCGGCGGGCAGCGTGATGTGGCCGATGGTGTCGTTGACCGCGTGCGGGATGCAGACGTCGACGCCGCCGATCGCGTCGACCATCGCCTGGAAGCCGGCGAAGTCGACGACGACGAAGTGGTCGACCGGCACGTGGGTGAGCTGCTCGAACTGCTCGATCGTGCACGCCGGGCCCCCGATGTTGAACGCGTCGTTCCACATCGCGCCGTCGGTGGGAGCCGAGATCTGCTTGCCGGTGGTGTCGTAGCACGCGGCCCGGTGCACCACCGAGTCGCGCGGGATGCTGATCCCGTAGGCGTGCTGCCGGTCCGCCGACAGGTGCAGCAGGATCGTGGTGTCCGAGCGCTTGCCGATGCCGGTCAGGTTGTCGATGTGGTCCCCGGGGGCGTCCCGGTTGTCCGAGCCCATCACCAGGATGTTGATCGGCCCCGAGGGACCGGTGGGGGCCACGTGCTTCGGCCGGTTCTTGAGGGCGGCGCCGGTGTCGAGCACGGTGAGGTTGGAGTTGTAGTGCCGGTAGAGGTAGACCACGCTCACGCCCGTCGCCAGGGCGATCACGGTCATGGTGGCCAGCACGACGCGGCCGACGGTGTGCCGGGCCTTCACCTTCCCCTTGCGCTTCCCGGCGACCGAGTCGTCGGCAGACGTGCTCGGTTCGGGCGGGGAAGCAGACATGGGACAGACCTCGGAGACACGGGAAGGTCCGGCCAGGCGCAGCCGGAACGCCTCGAACATACGGGGCGTGACCAAATTGTGACCGGCGGACGACGGGGAGACAATTCGCCGGCGTCCGACGGTGCCGCGTCGCGGTCGGAGCCGCCGTGCCCGGGTTCGGCTGCGTGACGCGGGTACGTCGTACCGGCACACTGGACGCATGCGTCGCCTGATCTCGGTCCTGGCCCCCCTCGCGCTGATCCTGGTCGCCGCCTGCTCCTCCGCGCCCGCCGCTCCGGCCGGCCTGGTGCACCACACCGGCTCGAACCGGGCGGCCACGACGTTCTCCGACTGGCCGATGTGGCACCACGACGCCCGGCACACCGGTCACGTCGCGCACCCCGCAGCCTCGCCGCTGCACCGGGCCTGGTCCGCGGACCTCGGCAACGCCGTGTACGGCGAGCCGCTGGTCGTCGGCACCACCCTGATCGCGGCCACCGAGGGCAACGACGTGGTCGGCCTGAACGCGGCCACCGGGCACCGTCGCTGGTCGACGTCGCTGGGCACACCCCAGCCGCGCAGCGGCCTGCCGTGCGGTGACATCGACCCGCTCGGCATCACCGGCACCCCGGCCTACGACAGGGCGACCGGCTCGGTCTTCGTCGTCGCGGAGACCGACGGCGGCCACCACACGCTCT
This genomic window from Nocardioides cynanchi contains:
- a CDS encoding SAF domain-containing protein, with protein sequence MAAIPSPDAPPPRGRRERTRRAVRRLVLARRRPLAALCAAGAVLAGLHAVRPPPGPTVTVEVAAHDLASGAVLTDADLVPRRYPADLAPVGSAPDAAGRTLAGPVRAGEPVTDSRLVAASLLDGYPGRVALPVRIADAAAVGLLRSGDRVDLVAADPRRGTASYVAVGVPVLAIPRPDPGQATGSPGLTGRLVVVGAAPSEVDRIAAAAATDLLSVVISR
- a CDS encoding GIY-YIG nuclease family protein, producing the protein MAWTYILECADGSLYVGSTRTIDARVAQHQAGAGSAYTRCRLPVRLVWATEFEHVGEAFAFEKQVQNWSRATRLALIEGRLEDLVELARGTDRDAWDAVHRGPGA
- a CDS encoding FmdB family zinc ribbon protein; translated protein: MPTYQYRCTECDHSFEQFQSFTDDALTVCPACGGRLRKVYNAVGVVFKGSGFYRNDSRDTKTSTDAPAAKSSDSTSTSAAASTSKPDSSSSTSTGSGTTSTPAASGSGSGSAGS
- a CDS encoding penicillin acylase family protein, which produces MSSSTDRPDGDPPEAPGAGSWRDTFRSLPRPVRLTSYLCVLVALLLVAGLVTVVVLVRRPFPQVDGTVDLPGLSAPVTVVRDGNGIPQLYGDTMGDLMQAQGYVAAQDRFFEMDVRRHITSGRLSELFGSTTLKTDEFVRTLGWRRTAAREMALLQPRTREALQSYADGVNAYLSTHSPSHISVEYTLLAASGVSYEPEPWTPVDSLSWLEAMAWDLRGNMGDEIDRVLDLAGHTRAQVDQLYPAYDYDLHPPIVDQGAVVDGVYQQDATQPGTRNPERPAYDARARGELRRLGRGLADIPQLMGKGSGIGSNSWVVDGAHSATGAPLLANDPHLGVSLPGIWMQIGLHCRVVDRQCPLDVSGFTFSGVPGVVIGHNADIAWGFTNLDPDVSDLFLEKVRGDRWRHGGRWLPLKQRRERIHVHGRPDVTIDVRSTAHGPILSDVSDQLREVGTQAPVGGGRPDGTSYAVSLEWTGDRPSRTADAILGFDTAHDWRSFRRAASRFAVPAQNLVYADRAGHIGYQAPGRIPIRQSGNDGLWPSAGWRPENDWTGSYVPFSALPDVLDPKDGFVVTANQAAVGQGYPYYLTRDWDQGYRSTRIRAMLTSAFADHGTVSVADLTAMQLDTSNPMAPVLVPYLLRVGLPRGYYAAGQVLLRGWDFTQPADSAAAAYYNVVWSDLLADTFHDELPRAQWPDGGDRWMAVVTRLLLHPRDRWWDDVTTPQRETRDDILHTAMVQARNDLTELLSRSTSGWSWGAIHELDLHNQTLGESGNAVAERLLNRNGFEVGGGDAMVDAAAWDAASGDFRNRFHVTSAPSMRMVVSLADFDASRWVNLTGESGHAYDAHYTDQTGLWVHGQTLPWAFSPAAVRATTQHTLTLR
- a CDS encoding 5-formyltetrahydrofolate cyclo-ligase, which encodes MPSLQSRSDDGALPSAAVAKIALRDRISTTRRRRSLLEIGDAARGLAEVVLAQPEVRRAATVTAYVSIGAEPGTGPLLDALTAAGKRVILPVVQPDLDLDWGTWRGSTALVPARRGLLEPADRLGLDAIATADVVLVPGTAVSPTGARLGQGGGCYDRALARVPVGTPVVVLLYDDEVGLDVPVDPHDRPVTTAATPTRWLPLR
- a CDS encoding LCP family protein, whose amino-acid sequence is MSASPPEPSTSADDSVAGKRKGKVKARHTVGRVVLATMTVIALATGVSVVYLYRHYNSNLTVLDTGAALKNRPKHVAPTGPSGPINILVMGSDNRDAPGDHIDNLTGIGKRSDTTILLHLSADRQHAYGISIPRDSVVHRAACYDTTGKQISAPTDGAMWNDAFNIGGPACTIEQFEQLTHVPVDHFVVVDFAGFQAMVDAIGGVDVCIPHAVNDTIGHITLPAGTHKLSGMQALDYVREREALGNGSDIGRIKRQQAFIASMAHTAISANTLANPLHLTRFLDATTKSLTVDTGLKSIAKLVGLAYQFRHIGLNKIQFVTTPWMADPTNANRVVWQTQPAAAMWNDIAHDRLLPKSILSGSINAKHIPGVTHNHKPGSSQAAANLANGLCA
- a CDS encoding MscL family protein; its protein translation is MTGFKNFILRGNLIEIAVAFIIATSFAAVVTAFTAWLTSVIPGIKTAFDDTTLGGHFGNTVIAFVVIAAIVYYAIVVPYTKAKERFFPSPEPGTPEDVKLLQEIRDLLAQQNGGGTATITPPTP
- the glp gene encoding gephyrin-like molybdotransferase Glp — protein: MTDPLVPPLVTVEEHRERILAAITPLPAFDQPLMEAFGLSAAEDVHAEVALPGFDNSAMDGYAVCHADVAGATAESPVHLPVVGEIGAGQAGLLAMSPGTAVKIMTGAPVPAGADSIVPYEWTDRGVAQVVISQAPELGQHVRPAGEDVAVGDLIVAQGTVLGPRQLGLLAAVGRPSVRSRPRPRVVVLSTGSELREPGTALGHDSIYDGNSFLLAAAVRQAGGIAYRVGIVPDEPRAFTDALGDQLVRADLVVTSGGVSMGDYDVVKAALAPLGTVWFGGVAMQPGKPQGFGLVGEDQTPIITLPGNPVSSYISFEQFVLPAIRRLMGRTPYTRPTADAQLTHALRSPEGRRQFARGTLSVIGGRLAVTPVGPQGSHLIGDLADSDALIVVPESVTSVDAGETVTVLPLDEEF
- a CDS encoding UTP--glucose-1-phosphate uridylyltransferase — encoded protein: MSSAGLDRARAKMTDAGLDPVAVDTFAHYYRLLERGETGMIPESSIEPFEMESIDDVDIDPEAGSAALRTTAVIKLNGGLGTSMGMERAKSLLCVRKGWSFLDIIARQVLHLRREHDAPLPLIFMNSFHTSSDTMAALARYADLPVDGLPLEFLQNREPKLLVDDLTPVSFSRNPDLEWCPPGHGDLYTALRGTGLLQDLIDQGYERVFVSNSDNLGAVVDPRVAGWFAGTGAPFAIEAVRRTPSDRKGGHFARRKVDGRIVLRESAQTSPEDAAALADLERHRYCSTNNLWFDLRAMAETLDSRRGVLGLPMIRNVKHVDPADPSTPEVIQIETAMGSAIEVFEGARTIEVSRDRFVPVKTTNDLLVLRSDVYDVGSDFVMTPAVDEVPFVDLDPDYYKLVPDFERRFPEGAPSLREATSLKVSGDWTFGTKVKVVGDVSLETAAADRIPPGSVLEHD